The SAR324 cluster bacterium genome contains the following window.
GAGAAACCTGTGGAGATGAGTTATGAACAATTCTTTTCCACAGAACCTGTTTTTGAATATGTAACTTTTTTCCCCTCTAATATTGGTGAATATTTGCATAGTGTAAAACATTCAGGAAAACCTGTTCCGGCTAAACTTACCACCATTTATACACTTACATCCATTTTAGCCCTTCTGAGTTTTTATAACTCAAACACCTCAATGTTGATTGAATCCTTTCTTTCCCATATTGATAATAACAACTGTGACATACGAATTTATGATGATATTGGGGACCGTCCTCTCTTCCCGATGAATCTGGCCGTTACACACAATAGAATCTGTACATTTAGTTCTCATTACGGTGGTTTAATGTTTTTTAATCACTTTGAAGCAGCACAAGCCATACAAACTCGAATGGACACTTTAACCATAGCTGGCATAGATTACTTAAAGTTCTTTCAGCACATGAGCGACTATATCGCAACTGCTACTGACCAAATATCATTCGTAAGATTTATGCTTGAGTATAACCAATCGCACGAACCTGAATGGATACAAGCATACACAATATTATTGTTGGAAAACACATCAGTCAACCCAAGCAAATCCGAACTAGTAAAGTTTTTTGAGACACAACGCGTTTTAAAGGTTTACGATATACCTTTTAAGGATGAATTAGGTATACCAGATTGGTGGGTATTTAAGGGTAAGGAAGGGCTTAAAAATAAAATTTCTATTGCCTGATCCCACGTTTTTCTTAATTGTTTCAAGGTACCATATGGTGCGTTTTCTGTTTATCGTTTTATTTGTGGGAGGCTTCGCTATTCCATCATTTTCAGCCGATTCAGGCGGTTCCCGTAAAGAATACCCACTCCAGATACAAGCTATTCTACCTTGGGGCGGGGCATTTTTGGGCTATCATGTGAATGAAAATGTTATGTTCGGAATTTCCACTCAAGCGGGTGCGGGTATTAGATCCACTGATGAGAATAACGATGGAAAACCCGATAATGACAAAGAATCACGGATATTGGATGAGCAACCCGAAGGTATCTCGGATTCCAGTTATAATCAGGGACGTTCTAGTACATATCAACTGCGTTGGAGTCCATCGAACAATAGTGGCTTTTTTGTCGCATTTGGCGGTTATAATGATAATGGAGAGACAGAAAGACTTCAATTGGACTCAAGAACCAGAGTAATTGGTAATAACACTTACGAAAATACCGACTTAAAAATTATATTGAAAAGATATCCTATTTGGGCGCCTCTTTTAGGTATCGGTTGGAATTGGATATTAGACAGTGGCTATTCGTTTGGATTTGATGCCACTACTGGACTCTATAATGAATATTCAACCCGTTTAGAGGTTGTTACCAGTACGAGCAATACGGCAGTAACGGAGGAAGATCTTCGGTTGGAGGAAGAAAAAATGATAAGTGGTTCCAACTTTGGAGCTGGCCATATCAACTTGATAATAGGGATAAATTTTTAGTTGTACCCTTTGGCTATACTGTCCACTTTTATGAGCGTTTCTATGAATTTTATGAACCGTAATATGCTTTTCATTATCTTACCATTGGTCGTTTTTTTATCCACATGCGCCAACGATTCGTCCAAGTCCTCCACTTCTGCAACTTCCGAATCATCTTCAACAACTTCCTGTGATAATTATACCCCATACTCCCGTGACCTTTATATGTCCTCGTGGTTGGATGCCGATTCCGATTGTCAAAATACAAGAACAGAGGTGTTGATCGGAAGCAACAAATCAACAATCTCTTATACTTCTTCCTCCAACTGTAATGTCTCATCAGGAACATGGCTCGACCCCTATACCAACCATAGCTATACAGATTCCGCCGATCTGGATATTGACCACCTGGTTCCACTTGCTGAGGCTCACCGTTCTGGTGGATGGAGTTGGGACAGTGCAAAAAAATCGGAATATGCCAACGATCTGACCCATACTGAAACGCTGATTGCTGTATCGGCTTCTGCCAATCGGTCAAAAGGCGACAAGGATCCTTCTGACTGGCTACCTTCAAATACCTCCTATCATATAACTTACGCAAAAAACTGGATAGCGGTCAAAAACACATGGGGCTTGAAATCAAACAAATCTGAACTCGAAGCCCTCAAAGACATCCTGAAAACCGAAACGGGGATTACTTATCCAGAAGAGGCTGAGGAATGCACGTCATCCTCCGACAATACATCCACAGAGTCTCAAGGTGATGACACAAGTGCCGAAACGTCAACGACCACCACCACGGAAACCACGACTACACCAACCACCACCACGGAAACCACGACTACACCAACCACCACCACGGAAACCACGACTACACCAACCACCACCACGGAAACCACGACCACCACACCACAGTTCACATGCGCTGGGAAAAAAACCTGTTCCCAGATGACTTCATGTGATGAGGCTAAATTCTATCTGAACTCTTGCGGCGTTTCTTCTTTAGATAGCGACAAAGACGGGACACCTTGTGAATCTCTATGCAAATAGGCTCATCCGATGCCCAAACTAAGAAAGCTTTTCACCAAAGACGAAAAACGGGGAAAGTATCAAGCACGATTCCATGAACTAGCCCCCCCAGGGGGAGAATCCCCAAAAATTGATCTCTGCGATATAGAAGAGGCTGAGTATAAAACCCTTTCTGATGGCCAGAAACGAAAACGCACTGACACTGAGTTCTCCCAATATCTCACCAATCTCTACAATCTCAAACTGATCGAAGTCAAAGAGCAACGTCACCGGCAAACAAAAATTGATGACAGGATAACAGTCAAGGATGCCATCCAGCTCTGGCTGGATAATGATGTCTCCGACAAAACCAAAAAATCCAATACCAACAAGGAATACACGTTAAGCTCCAATTATTACATGGAGGCCGTTGGAGATCACCCTCTTGAAGACTTCAAACCAGAATACTCGCTGCGGTTTCTCTCCTTTCTGAATAAACGCTGTAACTCGTCTCATACTATCCTAAAGCATGTCCGGCAAATGCAGCGATTTTATACCTGGGCTTTTGAAGAAGGCCGGTTGATCGAACGGCCTGTCAAATTGACCAGGCCGAAAACCACCTTGTCCGATCCCCAGGTGTATTCGCAGGAGCAACTCGACCAACAAAAAACGTATTTCCAGAAACTCGCTGAGGAATCGAAACGCTACCGTCAAGAGTATCTCAATCTCGTTCGGGCATTCATGGTTGGGCATTATGGACTCATGCGTTCAGGAGAGATGTGCTATTTACCATTGACCCACATCTCCCTCGAAACACGTTCCATTGAAATCAAGGAAATCCACAAGGACGAACTCTCCTGGTCTCCTAAAACCACATCGTCTTATCGAGTTGTTCCTATTTGTGATGAGTTGCTGGAATTTCTGGCGCAGGATTTGGTTTCCCGTTCGCAATTTGAATACTGGTACCTGGATGATGGCAAGGGCGGGCGGGCCTATGCTGGCCCCTCTCAATTGACTCATGCGGTGCAACGCAAGAACGATAAGCTTGGATTCCCCAAAGGAGTTGATCCGATCCATGGATGGCGCAAATCCGGCATTACCAGGCTCTTATCAGATGGATTGCCTCTTCAACTGGTGCAGGCCATAGCGGGACATTCAAACCCACAAACAACCATGAACCACTATGCCTCGAAAAAGGAACTGCTCCAGACTGCCTTATCAGCCATGAACAAATTTCGGAGACTGGACAAATGACTTCTGAGATGCCTCAAGGATTTTTTCATTCCGGATTCATTCCGGATTCACCGGATAAATTCCGGTTTCTCTATTCAATTTCATTATTCATTCCGGCTTTATTCCGGATAATTTCCGAAAAAATTCTGGAGTCGCAATTCAAATTCCATTCCGGATTCATTCCGGATTCAGGGAAAGCATCAATTTTCGGAAAAAAACCGCTAGGCCAGAAACAGTCAAATCTAGCGGTTTTTTTTCATTCCGGATTATTCCGGATTCGTTTTGCTGTTCTTCTTTCGAGAGTGAAAACCCTGCAAGCTAGTATTTATCAGGGTTTGAAGTGGTGCGTCCGGAAGGACTCGAACCTTCGACCAACGGATTAGAAATCCGTTGCTCTATCCACCTGAGCTACGGACGCATTTGAGGCGCGATTTGCCGGGAAGCAAACCAAAATCAGATCGGGAATCTTATTGAACAAGAGAATTTTTGCAAGAAGAAAGTTAGATCGTTCTTGAAGCCGCACAAAATTTTATAAAATCATGATTTCTGGGCAAACCATTTTAGCCAATAACGTTGCAGTGGCAATTTGGAGCGTTGGAGAATTTCAATGTTTTCTCTGGAAATCGGTTTGAGCCAGACCAGACAGAATCCATAAACCAGCATGCCCACAACAATAAGTCCTGAGAACCTAAGCATCAGCAGTGGAAATACACACAAACCACTACCATAAACAGCGGCACCCATCAGAAACGATGCCGACAGAACTTTGATGCTGAATTTCAGCGAATAATCAGGATGAATCAACTGGTGCAAGCGCCAGGATTCATAGGCTGAAGCAAAAAGTCCTGTGACTAAAGTTCCCCAGACAACCCCCATTGCCTGATATTGCTGAACCAGCAACAGGTTGACCACCACATTCACCACCCCCCAAAACAGACGGGACTGAATCAGAACTTTTTGCTGATCCATCGCCAGCATGAAAGAGGCATTCATCACCCCCACCTTGATGATGGCAAAATGCAGAAAAAACAGCATCAACAACGGAACTGTTTCCAGATTTTCAGCGCCATAAAACAATTCCACAATTTCACTGGATAATACGATGCCACCGACGGTCATGGGAATGGTGAACAGATAGATGAACTCGAATAAGCCATTATAAATCTGTTTCAACTTTTTTGTGTTTTTCTGATGATAAACTTCTGTGATGAAGGGTAATAAAAAGCCCCCTTGCAGTGCCAGTTCAAAAAAACTGCCGGCAAAAAAAGCAAAATTATAGGCAATCGTATAAAAGGTCACTTGCCGGGCATCCGGCGCATAGGCGCCAATGATAAAAATATCAGCACCTTTTCCCAAAGCATACAACATCAGATGGTAGATATAAAAATACACTG
Protein-coding sequences here:
- a CDS encoding site-specific integrase, translating into MPKLRKLFTKDEKRGKYQARFHELAPPGGESPKIDLCDIEEAEYKTLSDGQKRKRTDTEFSQYLTNLYNLKLIEVKEQRHRQTKIDDRITVKDAIQLWLDNDVSDKTKKSNTNKEYTLSSNYYMEAVGDHPLEDFKPEYSLRFLSFLNKRCNSSHTILKHVRQMQRFYTWAFEEGRLIERPVKLTRPKTTLSDPQVYSQEQLDQQKTYFQKLAEESKRYRQEYLNLVRAFMVGHYGLMRSGEMCYLPLTHISLETRSIEIKEIHKDELSWSPKTTSSYRVVPICDELLEFLAQDLVSRSQFEYWYLDDGKGGRAYAGPSQLTHAVQRKNDKLGFPKGVDPIHGWRKSGITRLLSDGLPLQLVQAIAGHSNPQTTMNHYASKKELLQTALSAMNKFRRLDK
- a CDS encoding excalibur calcium-binding domain-containing protein, encoding MTSCDEAKFYLNSCGVSSLDSDKDGTPCESLCK
- a CDS encoding polysaccharide biosynthesis C-terminal domain-containing protein, which codes for MSNSPKAVSAMIWDFLGKGILTMVRFAESIVLVRLMGNLDYGVLSVYLNLLATLLFLCSFGMEGVIGKFVPAFRVEQQSGTIKSLIRLAFRFRGAGVFLVILAGLLVTQPLNQWLIGDEQVLQSHNVALYLLIILATLGLGSFQELVRRILVTYYEQRWINLVDLICYVAYLTGAWIAVAQGWGVLGVLYANILAKAGLLIFFSFRMIPHYRKLGNSQPILPDQQTSIRQYAVYFYIYHLMLYALGKGADIFIIGAYAPDARQVTFYTIAYNFAFFAGSFFELALQGGFLLPFITEVYHQKNTKKLKQIYNGLFEFIYLFTIPMTVGGIVLSSEIVELFYGAENLETVPLLMLFFLHFAIIKVGVMNASFMLAMDQQKVLIQSRLFWGVVNVVVNLLLVQQYQAMGVVWGTLVTGLFASAYESWRLHQLIHPDYSLKFSIKVLSASFLMGAAVYGSGLCVFPLLMLRFSGLIVVGMLVYGFCLVWLKPISRENIEILQRSKLPLQRYWLKWFAQKS